One Arvicanthis niloticus isolate mArvNil1 chromosome 13, mArvNil1.pat.X, whole genome shotgun sequence genomic window carries:
- the Septin3 gene encoding neuronal-specific septin-3 isoform X2, which produces MNDFAPAPPEMQPHRAPGPRTSFSRSHMLGRHSHQKLPADVSPLIPVIKKTVHLDAFPQSHALQNSNQASVRSRAWSVSQQGTGVGSLGSMTPNSFMPRKLSSISLTIRQNVQARPLDASLSHWEELPNLHKEAVTHREGRLSASSLPQVMAQVPQVRTSSEGHGDPDLTKSNRTPTGDKPLVSSCLTLPFQAQFTQSSASLPGTGPMGQVHTRTSPGRGKCRPRGIPRSRAHLQRATSATNLSVVSAKLDKARNLGTVAINRPELAINMPTPNPSRLVRSTELPILDAKMGLAINLPVISKSGKATDSITAGTARSLVRAGTTKPGQVMNLVTPESDEQENVMLLTTGGSNIALPTSDEAKRDITRLDTVTALTGTTAGKQDTTTDSPSLDTSRLGTTVDSVVLICPDSASGETKPHTVNNLTIPDSDTYDTSPLMPSRSTDPAQDHATVDASTDSTMEPASLDLARESKGLPEARTDTAMSELVPEPRPKPAVPMKPVSINSNLLGYIGIDTIIEQMRKKTMKTGFDFNIMVVGQSGLGKSTLVNTLFKSQVSRKASSWNREEKIPKTVEIKAIGHVIEEGGVKMKLTVIDTPGFGDQINNENCWEPIEKYINEQYEKFLKEEVNIARKKRIPDTRVHCCLYFISPTGHSLRPLDLEFMKHLSKVVNIIPVIAKADTMTLEEKSEFKQRVRKELEVNGIEFYPQKEFDEDLEDKTENDKIRQESMPFAVVGSDKEYQVNGKRVLGRKTPWGIIEVENLGHCEFALLRDFVIRTHLQDLKEVTHNIHYETYRAKRLNDNGGLPPGEGLLGTVLPPVPATPCPTAE; this is translated from the exons ATGAACGACTTTGCACCTGCTCCTCCGGAGATGCAGCCGCACAGGGCTCCAGGCCCCAGAACTTCTTTCTCTCGCAGCCACATGCTGGGGCGTCACAGCCACCAAAAGCTCCCTGCAGATGTGTCCCCCCTCATCCCTGTCATCAAGAAGACTGTGCATTTGGATGCCTTCCCCCAAAGCCATGCTCTACAGAATTCCAACCAAGCAAGCGTTAGATCCAGGGCCTGGAGTGTGTCCCAGCAGGGCACTGGCGTGGGGTCCCTGGGTTCCATGACTCCCAATAGCTTTATGCCCAGGAAACTCAGCTCGATTTCCTTAACAATTCGCCAGAACGTCCAAGCACGGCCCCTAGATGCTTCACTTTCTCATTGGGAAGAATTGCCCAATTTGCACAAGGAGGCTGTCACCCACAGAGAAGGAAGGCTGTCTGCTTCAAGTCTGCCACAGGTCATGGCTCAAGTGCCACAGGTCAGGACCTCCTCTGAAGGCCATGGAGACCCAGACCTCACCAAATCCAACAGAACACCCACGGGGGACAAGCCTCTGGTGTCTTCATGTCTGACTTTACCTTTCCAAGCTCAGTTCACTCAGAGTTCAGCAAGCCTTCCAGGGACAGGTCCCATGGGTCAAGTCCATACCAGAACCTCACCAGGAAGAGGCAAGTGCAGGCCCAGGGGTATTCCCAGATCCCGAGCACACCTCCAAAGGGCTACCTCTGCTACAAATTTGTCTGTTGTGAGTGCAAAACTAGATAAAGCCAGAAATCTAGGCACAGTGGCTATCAACAGACCGGAGTTAGCTATCAATATGCCCACACCAAACCCATCCAGACTTGTCAGAAGCACAGAGCTTCCCATTTTGGATGCCAAGATGGGCCTGGCCATCAACTTACCTGTAATATCCAAGTCAGGAAAAGCCACAGACTCTATTACAGCAGGCACAGCCAGGAGTTTAGTTAGAGCAGGGACAACTAAGCCAGGCCAGGTTATGAATTTGGTAACTCCAGAGTCAGACGAGCAGGAAAATGTCATGCTTTTGACCACGGGGGGCTCAAACATAGCTTTGCCAACATCGGATGAGGCCAAGAGGGACATAACCAGGTTGGACACAGTTACAGCTTTGACTGGAACCACTGCAGGCAAGCAAGACACAACTACAGATTCTCCTTCGTTGGACACAAGCAGACTAGGTACAACCGTGGATTCAGTTGTGCTGATCTGCCCAGACTCAGCCAGTGGTGAGACCAAGCCACACACTGTCAACAATCTGACTATCCCAGACTCCGATACCTATGATACCTCTCCTCTGATGCCGAGCAGAAGCACAGACCCAGCCCAGGACCACGCCACTGTGGATGCTTCCACAGACAGTACCATGGAACCCGCCTCGCTGGATCTGGCCAGAGAATCCAAAG GGCTCCCAGAGGCTAGGACGGACACAGCCATGTCAGAGCTGGTACCCGAGCCCAGGCCTAAGCCGGCGGTGCCCATGAAGCCGGTCAGCATCAACTCCAACCTGCTAGGCTACATTGGCATTGACACCATTATCGAACAGATGCGCAAGAAGACCATGAAGACTGGTTTTGACTTCAACATCATGGTCGTTG GCCAGAGTGGACTGGGCAAGTCAACGCTGGTCAACACGCTATTCAAGTCTCAAGTGAGCCGAAAGGCCTCCAGCTGGAACCGGGAGGAGAAGATCCCTAAGACAGTGGAGATCAAAGCGATTGGGCACG tgATAGAGGAAGGTGGTGTCAAAATGAAACTAACAGTCATCGACACGCCAGGCTTCGGAGACCAGATTAACAATGAAAACTG CTGGGAGCCCATTGAGAAATACATCAATGAACAGTACGAAAAGTTCCTGAAAGAGGAGGTGAACATCGCCAGGAAGAAGCGCATCCCTGACACCCGTGTCCACTGCTGCCTCTACTTCATCTCCCCGACAGGACACTC CTTACGACCACTCGATCTTGAGTTCATGAAACACCTCAGCAAAGTGGTGAACATCATTCCTGTCATTGCCAAGGCGGACACCATGACCCTGGAGGAGAAGTCTGAATTCAAGCAGAGG GTTCGCAAAGAGCTTGAAGTAAACGGCATTGAGTTCTACCCTCAGAAGGAGTTTGATGAGGATTTGGAGGACAAGACAGAGAATGACAAAATCCGG CAGGAGAGCATGCCTTTTGCAGTGGTGGGGAGTGACAAGGAGTACCAAGTGAACGGCAAGAGGGTCCTCGGGAGGAAAACACCCTGGGGGATCATCGAAG